The following DNA comes from Desulfatiglans sp..
GTCTTTTCAGTTGATGGCCTGCCCCAGAAACCCTGGATATCCTTTCCCCTCAAAGCCTCTCCAGTCTCAATGTCCTTAATATTTTTACCCTTTGGGGCAACAAGCCTGATGTCCACGGGCGCATCCCTGAATGAATGCGCCACAGCGGTATTGTTGTCATATAGGAATATGGATACCCTTGCAGGGCCGTGCAACCGCACAAACTGATTTTTTGTTAATGTATCCCTTATTTTGTTAAGCACCTCATCAGGCATGTCATATATATCTGCAAAATTATCAGGTATGGTGAGCACGTAAAGATTCCCGTCCGCATAATCTGCCCTGTGAAGTATGGGCCATCCAAGGCCGTTATCAAGGGCAGAGACCTCTTCCCATGAATCATTGGTCATGTACTGTATCTGAGGTATGATCATCTCCTTTTCGCCCTTTATCAGGCCACCCCACCCTGCCTTGAAATCCTTAACAATGGCCTTCCTCTCTGTATACCTGAGCTCAACGATCTCCTCAATGCCCTTACCCATAAGTGCGCGTAACAGACCTGATGTGATCACAACATCATTTCCATTAACTAGCTGACCTTTAATCTTGTTAACGATATCAGGATCAAACTTTGCCGATTCTGTGAGTAGAATTATATTTTCACCCGAAGGAAACTCCGGATAAAGATCAATGGGGATGCCTGCCATGCCTAAAAAATTATGGAGAAAATCCTCGCCAGTGGAATGATAGGGCTTATAGCTTTTAAGGCCGATCGGCCTTCCAAGATACCCGAGTATATTATCTATCTGCTCCAGGGCTGTTACGGCGACAAGGGCCATATTTGCATCTTTTTTATATTTATCCCCATCAAGGTATGGCTTTATCATTGTATCAAAATCGAAACTGGTTCCAGTACCCTGCCATGGGCCGCGAAGCTGTTTAGTGATTGGAAGCCCCATCTGCATATAATCAAACATGGTCATCTCAGGGGCCTTTGCAAGGAGCGTGAGCCACAACTGCTCTGCATACCTGTCTGCCGTGTTGGAAGCGTATGTATCCACCCATCCACCGCCGTTTTTACCAGGGGCGATATTTTCAAAATACCTTATGATCTGGTAACCCTGGTACTCCTGGAGGTGCTGATCTGTCATCACGCTGTCACGGGTCTCTGTCCCTGTATATATCCCGTCAAATATCTTTGGCCCCCGCTCAAGGTCAAAGCCCAGCCCCTGAAAGTGCTCATACCAGTTGGGATACTTGATAACCACCTTTATCTTCGGGTTAACTGCCTTTGCAGGGCCCACTACCAATGTCTTTGCCGCCTCGGAAAGGAGATCCATCCTGAACTGTGACCAGCTCTTGTCTCCTTTGGCGGCTATGCATTTTTTACACTTGCAGCTTGTATAAAAAAAGTCATCCAGGATAAGCTCATCAAAGTGCCGGGCACTCATTTCAACAATCTGTTTCAGCTTTTTGCGGTGCTCTTCATTGGTGTAGCAGTAAGTCTCAAAATTATTGGGCTCGCTTACGGTTATGGTGATGCCTCCCGCGGTTTTGATACCCTTTGATTTAAAGAATTTGATTATTGGCTCAAGCGCCGCTTCATCAATAACTGTCATATCCCTGTGGGTTTCAAGGTATATCTTGTCTATGTTCAGGTGCTGATCCATCTGTTCAAATGTGGCTTTAAGCCACACAGGGTCCTTCATCTTGATCACCTCAAAGACCCTTGCATATACAGATACATCAAAGTTTTTATACCCATCATCAGCAAGGGTGGAAAGGGAACATATTGTAACAAGTGGCAGTAAAAGCATTGTCTGAAAAGTATTCATAAAAACCTCCGAAATATGGACATGCAGCCATTTTTTGATTTCCGGCAATACTATTTGGGGTTATTTCCTTTGTCAAGGAGACTAATGGGCCTGACATGAAAAAGTAGAGGGTTCAGCCAGCTCCACCTGAATATGAAGCAATCTTTTGTTAATTAATAAGATAATTTTTCTGCACCTTAAATATTTAAAGCAGGTATTCCTTCTTAACATTCTGAAGGGCATGAAATATGTTGCCCTTAATCTTTCTATTGGTCTTGTAAATGGTGTTGAGCATATTCTTTATCTCTTCACGTTTTGATCTGCCTGATGTGGGGCAGCAGTTTTCAAGAACAGGCAGCTCAATATCCTTTGCATATCTTTTTATTACCTTCTCATCAACCATGAAAAGGGGCCTAATAATCTTTATCTTTCCACTAAATAATTCCTGCATTGGAAGCATGGTGGAGAGAGATCCACCATAGAACATGTTTATAAAGAGGGTCTCTATAATGTCATCCTTGTGGTGCCCGAGTGCGATCTTGTTGCATTCGAGTTCTGCAGCGAGCTCAAACAGGTGTTTTCGCCTATTCCTTGCGCAGAAAAAGCATGGGTTTTCCAGGTTCTCAGGGCTGTGCGCCCTTGGTCCGAAATCCCCTGTGATTACCCTGTAGTTAAAGCCATGTCTCTCAAAATGTGCCTGTATGTTACTGGCATTATCCCCGCCAAAGCCAGGGTCAATATGAACCGCTGTTATGGAATATTTTATTGGGAGCCTTGCAAGCCTTTCCTGTATCAGCCACAGAAGGGACATGCTGTCCTTTCCACCTGACACGGAAACAAGGATATGATCACCCTCTTCGGTCATATTGTATTTATGGATGGCTTTACCCATGAGCCTCTTAATCTCATTATGGGCATACCCGCTCATTCGTAGTCCCGCGTCCCGAAAAGCCTGGTGCCTATCCTTATAAGGTTAGCCCCCTCCTCTATTGCTATTTTATAAGAGTCTGACATGCCCATGGAGAGATATCTCATTTCAACCCCTTTTATATCTTCATTTTTTATGTGTTCAAATATCTCTCTTGTCTTTTTATAGCAGGGCCTCAGTAATTCGGGTTCTACAGTGAACGGCCCCATTGTCATCAGCCCCATAACACGGATATTTGAGAGGGTCGCGATCTCCTTTATCAGAGGTATTGCACCCTCGGGCATTACGCCTGTCTTCTGATCCTCCTCTCCGCTGTTTACCTCTATGAGTATCGGCATGATCTTGCCTATCTCTTTACATGCCCTGTCTACAAGGGCACAGAGCTTCATGGAGTCTATGGTCTCTATCATGTCAAAAATTGTTACCGCTTTTTTCACCTTGTTCTTCTGGAGGTGACCGATCATGTGCCAATTCACTCTATTGCCTATAATGTTAAAAGCCTGCTCTGCCTCCTGAACATAGTTTTCGCCCACAATGGTGAGTCCTGCATCAATGGCCTCCATGATCTCGTAAGGTGTTCTTGTCTTGGCAGCGCCCACAAGCGTTACACCCGGAGGCATCCCTGCAATAATCTTTTTTACCTCTTCCCTGACCATCCCTTTCTCCTGCTACCCCTTACTGTAACCCCTTCCAGAAATCCCTGTGGACTTCAATGACAGGCTTAATGGCAGAATCAACTGTTGCAGCATTAGCCCTCTTTAACAGGGCCTCAGTATCGGCCTTACTGATGTCAGCAAGCTCCTCAAGCACTGACTTTACAGAATTCCTCTGTCCCCTGATATCATATCCGCCCTCAAGGGTAATAACGATCTTTCCATTACAGCAGGTATCTGCAATATCCATCAGACCCCTTGTAAGGCCGGCAAACCCCTGTGGCGTAACACTCATATTACTTAGTGGGTCATGCACATGGATATCGAACCCGGCAGAGACAAGGATCAGCTCAGGCCTGAAATCCAGGGCTATGGGCTTAAGCACCCTGTTGTAGATGGATACAAAGTCACCGTCGCCAAACCCTGCGGATAGCGGCACATTCACCGTGTAACCAACCCCTTTCCCTGTGCCTATTTCACCATAGGAACCGGTGCCCGGATAGTATGGATACTGATGGGTAGAAAAATAAAGGATCGTGTCATCTCTTTCAAAGGAATGTTGTGTGCCGTTGCCGTGATGCACATCCCAGTCCACAATAAGCACCCGGTTGAGTTTAAGGGCCTTTCTCGCATACATGGCAGCAACAGCTATATTATTAAATAGACAGAATCCCATTGCAGCAGAACGCTCTGCATGGTGCCCTGGCGGCCTGACAAATGCAAATGCATTGTCTGTTTCACCGTCGTCCACCATCCTTACCGCCTCGCAAAGCCCCCCGGCTGCGAGCAGGGCCGCCCTGTATGAACCTTTTGAAGTCTGGGTGTCCGGATCAAGATATACTGTGGAGAGCCCATCGGTTGCTGCTATCTTGTCAATGTATTCGGGCGTATGCACATTCAGGAGCTCATCCCTCGTTGCCTCCCTTACCGGCACATTGGTAAACATATCCTTCATCTCGCTGTCAAGCATCCGGTATATCGCCTCAAGGCGTTCCGGGCACTCAGGATGGCCCTCTCCCATGTTATGTTCCAGATACCTGTTATCACGAACTATCCCGGTCTTTCTCATTTCAAGCCTCCATATCAAAGATTATTGGATAGGGTACTGCCCCCATGAGTTAAAATAGAGCATACAATGGGGTATACTCCTGAATTAAGCATATGCAAAACACTAACTTGATTATAGGCAATAGGTTCTGATATCATAACCGGCACAAAACCTTAATAAAAAAGGTATATTTTCATGTTTTTTTTTATAGGTGGCATTCAGCCCAAAATAACCTTTGTTGATAACCCTCCTGTTCTCTGTCCCTCATGCGGTCTTTTAAGGGCCAGGTATAAAAGGGTTGACCAGTATATATCCCTGTTTTTTATACCTATTATTCCGATAAAAAGAGGGGATACTTTCCTTTTCTGTGAAAGATGCGGGTTGCAGGCCCACGGGGAGAAAACAGGGGATATTTATGGGTATAACCAGCCTCTCTGTAAAAACTGTGGCAGGACCATTAAAAAGGATTTTATCTATTGTCCTTTTTGCGGGAAATCATTATAAAGGCGAATAAAAAACAGGGTTATAGATGAAGAAAAAGCAAAACACACAAAATGAAGAGATATTAAGCCAGATGGAGGAGCTTGCAAAAAACCTTGGCATAACCGTCAGGTATGAAAAGATACTGAGGGAGAGTGCTTTTTTCCCGGGAGGATTTTGCAGGGTAAAGGATAAAGACCTTATAATAATAAATTCCAAGGCATCCCTGGATGATAAGGTAGAGATCATGGTAAGGGCGCTTATCCCCTTTGACCTGAGCCAGATATATGTGCTCCCGGCCATCCGGGAGCTGATAGACAATTTTGGTGAAAGCCAGCAGGTTAGCCAGTCGGCTCACCAGCAGGACTAAATACACTTTTTACACTTCTGTTTGTTTGTCCTTTTATAGAGTTCAAGATACCTGGTAAGGGCCAGCTTCATCTTTTTCCTTTCGCATATCTCCTGAATACCCCTGATCTCATGATAAAATTTAAGATTATGGTAGATATCACCGGATATCCTGTGCAGGGCCTGCGACCTTACAAGGTTTTCATCCACAGGAAAACCCCTTGATTCCATTACCCTTGGGCCGGTAAATATTACCAGCGCCCCTGGTTCAGCGATTGTTATATCACCCAGCGCTGCATAGCTCGCTATTGCCCCCCCAGTAGCAGGGTCTGCAAGTATGGAGATATATGGAAGAGCTGCCTTCTTGAGCCTCTCCACTGCCTCTATGGTTTTTACCATCTGCATAAGGGCTGATATCCCCTCATAAAGTCTTGCCCCTCCTGAACAGCATACACTGATAAAGGGCAGGTTCTCCTGTATGGCATAATCCACCGCCCTCCTGAATTTCTCTCCAAAAACAACACCCATTGAACCGCCGCAGTAATAGAATTCACTTATTGCCATGACAGCCTGGAAGTGGTTTATCCTTGTGTTACCTGTAACAAGCGACTCCTTGAATCTTGACTTCCCCTCCTGCCTCTTTAAAAAATCCCTGTAATACTCTGTGAGCGAATCGCTCTCAAGAAGATCCTCCACTGTAAGATTCCGGTAGAGCTCATGAAAGGTACCCTCATCACTAAGGCACCTTATCCAGTCCTCTGCGCCCAGGGTATAGGAGTATCCGCATTTAGGGCATACATAGAAATTCTTCTGGAAATCATTGAGGGCAATAAGCTCTCCGCACCCTTCTGTACGGTTTTCCTTGCCAGGGACCCCTCCGCACTCTATGAATTCCTGATCTTTGTTTATATCCTGAGTCCTGCCGTAATCATCGCCCACCTCCACATTGCTGAAATAGTTGACGATCTTGATATTGGGAGGCACCTTTCTGAAAAAATGCTTAATGGGGGTCTCTATGTACCTCTTTATATCATGCAGTGTTCCGCTCCCCTTTAGAAGCCCGAATTCCCTTGCCCTCTCTCCCCTTTTTTTCAGGAGCTTTTTTATCTTCTGTCTTGAAAGGTCTTTAATGGCCTTTGTAAGAAACTCATTTACATAGCCTGCCATCTCCTGCCCGTTTGTGACATCCTGTGCCGAAGGGACAATACGGTCAATTACTCCAAGCTTTTTTAGCTCCTTTGCAGCGGGTTTGAGGATTGTAAGCGCATCATTTATCCTTTCAGCATCCCTGAAAAGTATGGAGGCCGTGCTTTCAGGCGGGGCAGTAGCATAAAGGGCATCATCCATCTGGCCCCTTATATCTGTATACTGTATTGCAAGGGCGCCGCCGCTCCCCCCTTCACCAATCACAAGGGATATGGTTCTTACTGGTATGGTGATGAATTCCCTGATAAGATGCGCTATAAAAAAGGCCTGAAAATGCCTTGCCGATTCCATGGAAATATCTGCACCATAGGTGTCTACCATGCAGAAGATATATGTCTTTTCAAGATCTGAGTCCCTTACCTTTTTAAGTATATTCAAGATTATGGAGTGATCCCCTGATGTGAGCATACCGTAATTGAGCCTGTTAAGGTCAGCCTGACTCTTGAGGTCAATAATCTTTGGTTTCTGCTGCCCTATTACATAGAGATCCTTATCCATAAAGGAGCAGGTGCCGGCAACAAGAGAGCCATTGCCAGTATCTACCTTTTTAAAGCCTGGAAATAGCCTCTCAATAAACTCCGAACTCCTCGGACGCATCGGATGCCTGGTACGCTTTTTAAAAATATCTACAAGATCCATCTTTGCCATATAGATATCCTTTCAAACTTTAAATATGAGAACAGTGACAAGGTCACTGCCTGAACAGTCTGTTCTTTATACCACATCCCCTGTCTGAAAAACAGTCAGAATGAAAAAGAGGGTTTAACATGCTTTTCAAACAGGATCAAGTCTATATTAACTGGCTATATCTTCATATTTATCAGCACGTTAAGGAAATGGAGCATCTTTTGTCACCCCATCTTCTATATTTTCCGGGGCTGCCCCCCCCCCCTTTTTTACCGCATTACCGAGGTTTTCAAGAATCCTTATGGGGGTAAGAATCGCCCTTTTGAATACCCCCAGGAGACCTTTCAAGTTTTCTGTCGGGACAATATCCATCTTAGGCTTGCTCCAGGGGCCGGTAACATCATAGCCCACTGTGAATAATGTCTCATTATCATCTACCAGTATCCGGCCTACAATAGGTATATGGCTCAGGATAAAATCCAGGTTCCCCAGCGGCTGCACAAGGAGCCTTATATTGTGAGTCTTTAGTTTAAGGTTCTCCTCACCTGAACCCACTGCGTTAAAGGCTGGGCTCTTCATGACAAATTCCTCTGTTTTAAGTACCCCTTTATCTATCAGGCCTGTCCCCAGTAGACTGTGGAAATAAAAACCCTTTTCATCCTTCATGCCAATAGGTCGCTCCATAAACTTGTCAGGAAAATTCAGGGATTCAAGGATCTTTG
Coding sequences within:
- a CDS encoding zinc ribbon domain-containing protein, coding for MFFFIGGIQPKITFVDNPPVLCPSCGLLRARYKRVDQYISLFFIPIIPIKRGDTFLFCERCGLQAHGEKTGDIYGYNQPLCKNCGRTIKKDFIYCPFCGKSL
- a CDS encoding YggS family pyridoxal phosphate-dependent enzyme, with the translated sequence MVREEVKKIIAGMPPGVTLVGAAKTRTPYEIMEAIDAGLTIVGENYVQEAEQAFNIIGNRVNWHMIGHLQKNKVKKAVTIFDMIETIDSMKLCALVDRACKEIGKIMPILIEVNSGEEDQKTGVMPEGAIPLIKEIATLSNIRVMGLMTMGPFTVEPELLRPCYKKTREIFEHIKNEDIKGVEMRYLSMGMSDSYKIAIEEGANLIRIGTRLFGTRDYE
- a CDS encoding acetyl-CoA carboxylase carboxyl transferase subunit alpha/beta; amino-acid sequence: MAKMDLVDIFKKRTRHPMRPRSSEFIERLFPGFKKVDTGNGSLVAGTCSFMDKDLYVIGQQKPKIIDLKSQADLNRLNYGMLTSGDHSIILNILKKVRDSDLEKTYIFCMVDTYGADISMESARHFQAFFIAHLIREFITIPVRTISLVIGEGGSGGALAIQYTDIRGQMDDALYATAPPESTASILFRDAERINDALTILKPAAKELKKLGVIDRIVPSAQDVTNGQEMAGYVNEFLTKAIKDLSRQKIKKLLKKRGERAREFGLLKGSGTLHDIKRYIETPIKHFFRKVPPNIKIVNYFSNVEVGDDYGRTQDINKDQEFIECGGVPGKENRTEGCGELIALNDFQKNFYVCPKCGYSYTLGAEDWIRCLSDEGTFHELYRNLTVEDLLESDSLTEYYRDFLKRQEGKSRFKESLVTGNTRINHFQAVMAISEFYYCGGSMGVVFGEKFRRAVDYAIQENLPFISVCCSGGARLYEGISALMQMVKTIEAVERLKKAALPYISILADPATGGAIASYAALGDITIAEPGALVIFTGPRVMESRGFPVDENLVRSQALHRISGDIYHNLKFYHEIRGIQEICERKKMKLALTRYLELYKRTNKQKCKKCI
- a CDS encoding histone deacetylase, yielding MRKTGIVRDNRYLEHNMGEGHPECPERLEAIYRMLDSEMKDMFTNVPVREATRDELLNVHTPEYIDKIAATDGLSTVYLDPDTQTSKGSYRAALLAAGGLCEAVRMVDDGETDNAFAFVRPPGHHAERSAAMGFCLFNNIAVAAMYARKALKLNRVLIVDWDVHHGNGTQHSFERDDTILYFSTHQYPYYPGTGSYGEIGTGKGVGYTVNVPLSAGFGDGDFVSIYNRVLKPIALDFRPELILVSAGFDIHVHDPLSNMSVTPQGFAGLTRGLMDIADTCCNGKIVITLEGGYDIRGQRNSVKSVLEELADISKADTEALLKRANAATVDSAIKPVIEVHRDFWKGLQ
- a CDS encoding tRNA 2-thiocytidine(32) synthetase TtcA, yielding MSGYAHNEIKRLMGKAIHKYNMTEEGDHILVSVSGGKDSMSLLWLIQERLARLPIKYSITAVHIDPGFGGDNASNIQAHFERHGFNYRVITGDFGPRAHSPENLENPCFFCARNRRKHLFELAAELECNKIALGHHKDDIIETLFINMFYGGSLSTMLPMQELFSGKIKIIRPLFMVDEKVIKRYAKDIELPVLENCCPTSGRSKREEIKNMLNTIYKTNRKIKGNIFHALQNVKKEYLL